The following proteins are encoded in a genomic region of Nymphalis io chromosome 8, ilAglIoxx1.1, whole genome shotgun sequence:
- the LOC126769915 gene encoding tRNA-dihydrouridine(16/17) synthase [NAD(P)(+)]-like isoform X1 codes for MSSEWFENIGRPRFVVAPMVDASELAWRLLCRRHGATLCYTPMLHSNVFTKDPKYRKENFTTCSEDRPLIVQFCGNNPEIMATAAKFVEKDCDAIDINLGCPQSIAKRGRYGSFLQDDWQLLQQIVLEMSKAVSVPITCKVRIFESIEKSVKYALMLQEAGCKLLTVHGRTRDQKGPLTGIASWQHIKAIREAISIPMFANGNIQCLQDVQRCLDYTNVDGIMSAEGNLTNPAIFQGVNPVTWEIAMEYLNLVEEYPCPTSFIRGHLFKIFHKIFTFENNNEERQLLATAQNLKDFKSVCIKIRDKYLLYHKGELMFDNNEGITRIAFNLILPPWLCQPYVRISPEEHTQKMERLSNKQDNVVKRANNDSDENKISRKKMKKFRKIMRRPVKPDLEQQNRRNGEICFNETCPNPLGGKCVYQLCKKCCKNKCYEEDLDCKGHRILVHTRREMAKKFALQKDKEVC; via the exons ATGTCTTCGGAGTGGTTTGAAAATATAGGGCGACCACGTTTCGTGGTTGCACCTATGGTCGACGCTAGTGAATTGGCCTGGAGATTGTTATGTAGAAGACATGGTGCAACACTATGCTATACTCCTATGCTTCATagtaatgtatttacaaaagatccaaagtatagaaaagaaaattttactacTTGTTCTGAAGATCGTCCTTTAATCGTTCAG TTCTGTGGTAATAATCCAGAAATAATGGCTACTGCTGCAAAATTTGTTGAAAAAGATTGTGATGCTATTGACATTAATCTTGGTTGCCCACAATCTATTGCAAAACGTGGTAGATATGGGTCATTTCTTCAAGATGATTGGCAGCTATTGCAGCAAATAG TATTAGAAATGTCAAAAGCTGTTTCAGTTCCGATTACATGTAAGGTGAGAATTTTTGAGAGCATTgaaaaatctgtaaaatatgcATTAATGTTACAAGAAGCTGGTTGTAAATTATTAACAGTACATGGAAGAACTAGAGACCAAAAAGGCCCTTTGACAGGTATAGCAAGTTGGCAGCATATTAAAGCTATTAG GGAAGCCATATCTATACCCATGTTTGCAAATGGTAATATACAATGTTTACAAGATGTCCAAAGATGCTTGGATTACACAAATGTTGATGGCATTATGAGTGCTGAAGGTAATCTTACAAACCCTGCAATTTTTCAAGGAGTCAATCCAGTAACATGGGAAATCGCAATGGAGTATCTGAATTTAGTAGAGGAGTACCCATGTCCTACATCTTTTATTAGAGGTCATTTGTTCaagatatttcataaaat ttttacatttgaaaataataatgaagaaaGGCAATTACTGGCTACTGCccaaaatttaaaagattttaaaagtgTTTGTATCAAAATAAGAGATAAGTATTTACTTTATCATAAAGGTGAATTAATGTTTGATAACAATGAGGGCATAACAAGgattgcatttaatttaatcttgccCCCTTGGTTATGTCAACCCTATGTAAGAATATCACCGGAGGAACATACTCAAAAGATGGAGAGACTTAGTAATAAACAG gATAATGTGGTGAAAAGGGCAAACAATGATTCAGATGAAAACAAGATTTCTAGAAAAAAGATGAAAAAATTCAGAAAAATAATGAGAAGACCAGTTAAACCTGATCTTGAGCAACAGAATAGAAGAAATGGAGAAATTTGTTTCAATGAGACATGTCCTAATCCTCtc ggaGGAAAATGCGTTTATCAGCTGTGTAAGAAATGttgtaaaaacaaatgttatgaAGAAGACTTAGATTGCAAAGGTCATAGGATATTGGTACATACGCGACGCGAAATGGCAAAAAAGTTTGCTTTACAGAAAGATAAGGAAGTATGTTGA
- the LOC126769915 gene encoding tRNA-dihydrouridine(16/17) synthase [NAD(P)(+)]-like isoform X2, with amino-acid sequence MATAAKFVEKDCDAIDINLGCPQSIAKRGRYGSFLQDDWQLLQQIVLEMSKAVSVPITCKVRIFESIEKSVKYALMLQEAGCKLLTVHGRTRDQKGPLTGIASWQHIKAIREAISIPMFANGNIQCLQDVQRCLDYTNVDGIMSAEGNLTNPAIFQGVNPVTWEIAMEYLNLVEEYPCPTSFIRGHLFKIFHKIFTFENNNEERQLLATAQNLKDFKSVCIKIRDKYLLYHKGELMFDNNEGITRIAFNLILPPWLCQPYVRISPEEHTQKMERLSNKQDNVVKRANNDSDENKISRKKMKKFRKIMRRPVKPDLEQQNRRNGEICFNETCPNPLGGKCVYQLCKKCCKNKCYEEDLDCKGHRILVHTRREMAKKFALQKDKEVC; translated from the exons ATGGCTACTGCTGCAAAATTTGTTGAAAAAGATTGTGATGCTATTGACATTAATCTTGGTTGCCCACAATCTATTGCAAAACGTGGTAGATATGGGTCATTTCTTCAAGATGATTGGCAGCTATTGCAGCAAATAG TATTAGAAATGTCAAAAGCTGTTTCAGTTCCGATTACATGTAAGGTGAGAATTTTTGAGAGCATTgaaaaatctgtaaaatatgcATTAATGTTACAAGAAGCTGGTTGTAAATTATTAACAGTACATGGAAGAACTAGAGACCAAAAAGGCCCTTTGACAGGTATAGCAAGTTGGCAGCATATTAAAGCTATTAG GGAAGCCATATCTATACCCATGTTTGCAAATGGTAATATACAATGTTTACAAGATGTCCAAAGATGCTTGGATTACACAAATGTTGATGGCATTATGAGTGCTGAAGGTAATCTTACAAACCCTGCAATTTTTCAAGGAGTCAATCCAGTAACATGGGAAATCGCAATGGAGTATCTGAATTTAGTAGAGGAGTACCCATGTCCTACATCTTTTATTAGAGGTCATTTGTTCaagatatttcataaaat ttttacatttgaaaataataatgaagaaaGGCAATTACTGGCTACTGCccaaaatttaaaagattttaaaagtgTTTGTATCAAAATAAGAGATAAGTATTTACTTTATCATAAAGGTGAATTAATGTTTGATAACAATGAGGGCATAACAAGgattgcatttaatttaatcttgccCCCTTGGTTATGTCAACCCTATGTAAGAATATCACCGGAGGAACATACTCAAAAGATGGAGAGACTTAGTAATAAACAG gATAATGTGGTGAAAAGGGCAAACAATGATTCAGATGAAAACAAGATTTCTAGAAAAAAGATGAAAAAATTCAGAAAAATAATGAGAAGACCAGTTAAACCTGATCTTGAGCAACAGAATAGAAGAAATGGAGAAATTTGTTTCAATGAGACATGTCCTAATCCTCtc ggaGGAAAATGCGTTTATCAGCTGTGTAAGAAATGttgtaaaaacaaatgttatgaAGAAGACTTAGATTGCAAAGGTCATAGGATATTGGTACATACGCGACGCGAAATGGCAAAAAAGTTTGCTTTACAGAAAGATAAGGAAGTATGTTGA
- the LOC126769918 gene encoding palmitoyltransferase ZDHHC11, with translation MHKCCSLHLTRRPQRRTNGLQLPLNYQQIVGWIVFVITALVNFLLLTQIQFDDLKSASLIIYSFVYVVHVIAHFAASLMDPGEDDLRKRDINILPEFDRTIHAHVIENGRCHLCNINTTDKKTKHCGICNKCVYQFDHHCKWLNNCVGQKNYAVFILCVVSALFIALFTSILCLIDIYFFLESPQELSTATQTFINCTQLKDLNYVTKKYCKSSIYFLIFLVTFCIIALAIACALLHLLCFHIYISILGLSTYEYIMRNSHIKSSISCKPCRFNIRRLYIINQNKVKSNSIVSSEAGGKIMRNHINGKRVKNFLNTFVTDELNRTRKILLYENTKIHPSNEERS, from the coding sequence ATGCATAAATGTTGTTCGTTGCACCTAACTCGAAGACCTCAAAGGAGGACGAATGGACTTCAACTTCCTCTAAATTACCAACAAATCGTTGGGTGGATAGTTTTCGTAATCACGGCTTTAGTTAACTTCTTATTACTCACACAGATACAATTTGATGACTTGAAGTCTGCGTcgctaattatttatagttttgtatACGTAGTTCATGTGATTGCGCATTTTGCCGCATCTTTAATGGATCCAGGAGAGGATGATCTAAGAAAACGAGATATAAATATACTCCCAGAATTCGATCGAACAATTCATGCCCATGTCATTGAAAATGGAAGATGCCATCTCTGTAATATTAACACCACTGACAAGAAAACGAAACATTGTGGGATATGCAATAAATGCGTATATCAATTTGATCATCACTGTAAATGGTTAAACAACTGTGTTGGTCAAAAAAACTATGCCGTATTCATTCTATGCGTCGTTTCAGCCTTATTCATTGCCCTGTTTACTTCAATACTGTgcttaatagatatatattttttccttgaAAGCCCTCAGGAATTAAGTACTGCAACTCAAACTTTTATAAACTGTACACAATTAAAGGACTTAAATTATGTgactaaaaaatattgtaagagttctatttattttttaatatttcttgttacattttgtataattgCCTTAGCCATAGCTTGTGCTTTGTTGCATTTGTTAtgttttcacatttatatttcaattttaggtCTTTCTACATACGAATATATAATGAGAAACTCGCACATTAAATCGTCGATTAGTTGTAAGCCTTGTAGATTCAATATTAGAAGGCTTTACATTATAAATCAGAATAAGGTAAAATCAAATTCAATTGTTAGTTCTGAAGCTGGGGGAAAAATTATGCGGAACCATATCAATGGAAAACGTGTGAAAAATTTTCTAAATACTTTTGTTACCGATGAATTAAATAGAACTAGAAAGATTTTATTATACGAAAATACTAAAATTCATCCTAGTAACGAAGAGAGAAGCTAA